The following coding sequences lie in one Takifugu rubripes chromosome 8, fTakRub1.2, whole genome shotgun sequence genomic window:
- the prkx gene encoding cAMP-dependent protein kinase catalytic subunit PRKX isoform X1 — translation MASSKTKVGFNMETNPVKENKSSAGSSAGESSPPPNVRIYCLDDLDTIATVGTGTFGRVFLVKDKKTRTFYALKQMKIPDVIRLKQEQHVHNEKEVLTEVTHPFIIRLFWTHHDERFLYMLMDFVPGGELFSYLRSRGRFSNATGLFYTSEIVCAIEYLHSKEIVYRDLKPENILLDSEGHIRLTDFGFAKKLSDRTWTLCGTPEYLAPEVIQSKGHGRAVDWWALGILIFEMLAGYPPFFDDNPFGIYQKILAGKLEFPRHLDFYVKDLIKKFLVIDRARRLGNMKNGADDVKKHRWFKTIDWDAVPLRKLKPPIIPKVSHEGDTSNFDVYPEEDWKKAPPVSHKDLEIFENF, via the exons ATGGCTTCCTCGAAAACAAAAGTTGGATTCAACATGGAGACAAACCCCGTGAAAGAGAATAAAAGCAGCGCCGGTAGTTCGGCTGGAGAGAGCTCACCACCGCCAAACGTCCGGATCTACTGTCTCGATGACCTGGACACCATCGCTACAGTCG GAACTGGAACTTTTGGCCGAGTCTTTCTAGTTAAGGACAAGAAGACACGCACTTTCTACGCCCTAAAACAGATGAAAATCCCTGACGTCATCCGGCTGAAACAGGAGCAACACGTCCACAATGAGAAGGAGGTGCTGACGGAGGTTACACACCCCTTCATTATCCGACT GTTCTGGACCCACCACGATGAGCGCTTTCTGTACATGCTGATGGACTTTGTTCCAGGCGGGGAGCTCTTCAGCTACTTGCGTAGCCGTGGGCGCTTCAGCAATGCCACGGGCCTCTTCTATACCTCTGAGATCGTGTGCGCAATAGAGTACCTCCACTCCAAAGAAATCGTTTACCGCGATCTGAAGCCAGAGAACATCCTGTTAGACAGCGAAGGACACATCCGCTTGACCGATTTCGGCTTTGCTAAGAAGCTGTCTGACAG AACCTGGACTTTGTGTGGAACACCTGAGTACTTGGCACCTGAAGTCATCCAGAGCAAAGGCCATGGTCGAGCAGTGGACTGGTGGGCTCTGGGCATCCTCATCTTTGAAATGCTTGCTGG GTACCCACCCTTCTTTGATGACAATCCGTTCGGCATCTATCAGAAAATCCTCGCTGGAAAGCTAGAATTCCCTCGCCATCTGGATTTCTATGTCAA AGACCTCATCAAAAAATTCCTGGTCATTGACCGGGCCAGGCGTCTTGGCAACATGAAG AACGGAGCGGATGATGTGAAGAAGCATCGGTGGTTCAAGACGATCGACTGGGATGCAGTTCCACTTAGAAAACTGAAG CCTCCCATAATTCCTAAAGTCTCCCATGAGGGCGACACCTCCAACTTTGATGTTTACCCGGAGGAAGACTGGAAGAAGGCCCCTCCTGTGTCTCACAAGGACCTGGAGATCTTTGAGAACTTCTGA
- the prkx gene encoding cAMP-dependent protein kinase catalytic subunit PRKX isoform X2: METNPVKENKSSAGSSAGESSPPPNVRIYCLDDLDTIATVGTGTFGRVFLVKDKKTRTFYALKQMKIPDVIRLKQEQHVHNEKEVLTEVTHPFIIRLFWTHHDERFLYMLMDFVPGGELFSYLRSRGRFSNATGLFYTSEIVCAIEYLHSKEIVYRDLKPENILLDSEGHIRLTDFGFAKKLSDRTWTLCGTPEYLAPEVIQSKGHGRAVDWWALGILIFEMLAGYPPFFDDNPFGIYQKILAGKLEFPRHLDFYVKDLIKKFLVIDRARRLGNMKNGADDVKKHRWFKTIDWDAVPLRKLKPPIIPKVSHEGDTSNFDVYPEEDWKKAPPVSHKDLEIFENF, encoded by the exons ATGGAGACAAACCCCGTGAAAGAGAATAAAAGCAGCGCCGGTAGTTCGGCTGGAGAGAGCTCACCACCGCCAAACGTCCGGATCTACTGTCTCGATGACCTGGACACCATCGCTACAGTCG GAACTGGAACTTTTGGCCGAGTCTTTCTAGTTAAGGACAAGAAGACACGCACTTTCTACGCCCTAAAACAGATGAAAATCCCTGACGTCATCCGGCTGAAACAGGAGCAACACGTCCACAATGAGAAGGAGGTGCTGACGGAGGTTACACACCCCTTCATTATCCGACT GTTCTGGACCCACCACGATGAGCGCTTTCTGTACATGCTGATGGACTTTGTTCCAGGCGGGGAGCTCTTCAGCTACTTGCGTAGCCGTGGGCGCTTCAGCAATGCCACGGGCCTCTTCTATACCTCTGAGATCGTGTGCGCAATAGAGTACCTCCACTCCAAAGAAATCGTTTACCGCGATCTGAAGCCAGAGAACATCCTGTTAGACAGCGAAGGACACATCCGCTTGACCGATTTCGGCTTTGCTAAGAAGCTGTCTGACAG AACCTGGACTTTGTGTGGAACACCTGAGTACTTGGCACCTGAAGTCATCCAGAGCAAAGGCCATGGTCGAGCAGTGGACTGGTGGGCTCTGGGCATCCTCATCTTTGAAATGCTTGCTGG GTACCCACCCTTCTTTGATGACAATCCGTTCGGCATCTATCAGAAAATCCTCGCTGGAAAGCTAGAATTCCCTCGCCATCTGGATTTCTATGTCAA AGACCTCATCAAAAAATTCCTGGTCATTGACCGGGCCAGGCGTCTTGGCAACATGAAG AACGGAGCGGATGATGTGAAGAAGCATCGGTGGTTCAAGACGATCGACTGGGATGCAGTTCCACTTAGAAAACTGAAG CCTCCCATAATTCCTAAAGTCTCCCATGAGGGCGACACCTCCAACTTTGATGTTTACCCGGAGGAAGACTGGAAGAAGGCCCCTCCTGTGTCTCACAAGGACCTGGAGATCTTTGAGAACTTCTGA